The following is a genomic window from Paenibacillus thiaminolyticus.
CGACATGACCAGGCATTTTCCACATGATTCCCGGTGTTAACAGATTAACAACCGAACCTATACCAAACCTATACATACATGTCGATGTACGCCAAAAAACCCCTGTCACTAGACAGAGGCCTCGAACTCAAATGAAGTTAGGTCCTACAACCTTTCCCTGTAAAACAGCGCTCGCACCGCAAAGCGAGGCAAGATTAACTGTCTTCGCCATCTCGACGGCTGTTGAATGAGCCGATACAGCCATTCGGCGTGAAGCCTTTGCCAGAGCTGCGGCGCCCGCTTCACTGTCCCGGCGATAATATCGAGGCTTCCGCCGACGCCAATCGCGACCTTGGCTTGCAGAATCTCCCGATGCTTATGTATCCAATGCTCGGCATAAGGCGCTCCCAGCGCGACGATTAAGAAGTCAGGCGCGCAAGAGCGGATTTCTTCCACAATCTTCGCTTCTTCCTCCGGCTGAAAAAAGCCATGATGCCTGCCCCGAATCGCCACATTCGGGTAGGTGCGGGCAATAACTTCCGCCGCCCTGCGGCTTGTCTCCTCCTCGGCCCCCAGCAGATAGAAGGACCATCCCTTCCGATTGCCGGTCTCCAGCAGCTTCAGAAGCAGGTCGCATCCGGTCACTCTTTCCGGAAGATGCCCGCCGCGGAGCCGGGATACCATCACGATGCCGATCCCGTCCGCCGTGACAAGCCCCGCCTCGTCCACGATGGAGCGCAATAGCGCATCCTGCTGACAGGACATGACGATTTCGGGATTCCCCGTCACGACGTGGAACAGATCGGAACGCTCCTCGGCGACGACCTCGCCAAGCGTATGCAGCGTCTTATCCATCGTCATCTGGGGGAACGATATCCCCATAATCTTGGTGACATTATCCATGAGCGTACTCCACCTTCGACTAAGATATCCATATCGTACCATGCTTCGACGCCTCGAGCCATCACCGGACCGTCCGCATTAACAAGGAGTACCTATTTTTTTGAAGAACAAGACTCTGCTTTCTCCCCGCCTGTCATAATTGGAATGAACGGAGACACCCTCCGCCTCGCTGTCGCCCGGCTCAATACGGAACCCCATTCGCGTATGGAACGCAATCGAGGTGGTATTGAGGGGAGAAGTGATACAGCGGACCGTATCGCACCCGAGCTGTCCTACGTTATCTATAAATGTCTCATACAACCTTCTCGCCACACCGTTCTTCCGGTGATCGGGATGAACGCCAATGAAATGAATGTACGCTTCTTGCGGATAAGTCTGGGATGGGAACCCGATGAGGAACCCGATAATTGCT
Proteins encoded in this region:
- a CDS encoding WecB/TagA/CpsF family glycosyltransferase, with protein sequence MDNVTKIMGISFPQMTMDKTLHTLGEVVAEERSDLFHVVTGNPEIVMSCQQDALLRSIVDEAGLVTADGIGIVMVSRLRGGHLPERVTGCDLLLKLLETGNRKGWSFYLLGAEEETSRRAAEVIARTYPNVAIRGRHHGFFQPEEEAKIVEEIRSCAPDFLIVALGAPYAEHWIHKHREILQAKVAIGVGGSLDIIAGTVKRAPQLWQRLHAEWLYRLIQQPSRWRRQLILPRFAVRALFYRERL
- a CDS encoding GNAT family N-acetyltransferase, with translation MNIRTVKESDYAEVIAVLNDWWGGRPMSDMLPKLFFVHFQPTSFIAEQDGAIIGFLIGFPSQTYPQEAYIHFIGVHPDHRKNGVARRLYETFIDNVGQLGCDTVRCITSPLNTTSIAFHTRMGFRIEPGDSEAEGVSVHSNYDRRGESRVLFFKKIGTPC